From a region of the Haematobia irritans isolate KBUSLIRL chromosome 4, ASM5000362v1, whole genome shotgun sequence genome:
- the GlyRS gene encoding glycine--tRNA ligase, translating into MSFQLLRFVLQPPVQFAPNVHRIGVTSLRQRGIFASASSSLASVDERQSKSDEINSIAGRRSGGVSSVLYNSRRFKSAQAKEVKPSVVWGSKKTKRNVRLQLKDIMSNPDIEVQLAPLRAAVQEQGNLVRELKANGAPEIDVKKAVAELKLRKKVLEDKELELTPSVVSFDRSKMEDLLKRRFFYDQSFAIYGGITGQYDFGPMGCALKSNILSLWRQFFSLEEQMLEVDCSILTPEPVLKASGHVDRFADLMVKDCKTGECFRLDHLIKNALEKLSREKTATAQLKAECEDIVIKLDGMNKQEMADVLTKYNIKSPLTGNDLTEPIEFNLMFATQIGPTGLVKGFLRPETAQGIFVNFKRLLEFNQGKLPFAVAQIGNSFRNEISPRSGLIRVREFTMAEIEHFCDPSQKDHPKFENVAATQMTLYSACNQMDGKSAQKITIGDAVKSGLVANETLGYYMARIHQFLLTIGIKSECLRFRQHMSNEMAHYACDCWDAECLTSYGWVECVGCADRSAYDLGQHMAATGVRLVAEKRLPAPKTIEVSEIVPNKQALGKTFKKDAKTITDALAKLSLDDVKGVEQQLNDTKEYTLNTAEGASFKLTADTIAVKHSSKTVHVEEIIPSVVEPSFGIGRIMYALLEQNFLCRDGDEQRCYFTLPSVVAPLKCSILPLSNNQEFQPYTRQLSSALTKAELSHKVDDSSGSIGRRYARTDEIAIPFGITVDFDTLKEPHTVTLRDRNSMKQVRMDISEVVEVVKDLSTGKLEWAQVLAKYPLFEQQEATTK; encoded by the coding sequence ATGTCTTTTCAGCTTCTGAGGTTTGTCCTTCAACCGCCCGTTCAATTTGCACCGAATGTTCATAGAATCGGTGTTACTTCCCTAAGACAACGAGGAATTTTTGCCAGCGCATCATCATCGCTTGCATCAGTAGACGAAAGACAAAGTAAAAGTGACGAAATAAATTCCATTGCCGGTAGAAGAAGTGGTGGTGTGTCATCTGTATTGTACAACTCGCGACGTTTTAAGAGTGCTCAAGCCAAAGAAGTTAAACCTTCAGTTGTTTGGGGTTCCAAGAAAACCAAGCGGAACGTAAGATTACAACTCAAAGACATCATGAGCAATCCAGATATTGAGGTGCAATTGGCTCCATTAAGGGCAGCCGTCCAGGAACAAGGCAATTTGGTAAGGGAGTTGAAAGCCAATGGAGCACCCGAAATTGATGTTAAAAAAGCTGTGGCGGAATTAAAACTTCGAAAGAAGGTGCTGGAGGATAAAGAATTGGAATTGACCCCCTCTGTGGTGAGCTTTGATCGTTCGAAAATGGAAGATTTGTTGAAACGACGTTTCTTCTATGATCAAAGTTTTGCAATTTATGGAGGTATTACGGGCCAATACGATTTTGGACCCATGGGTTGTGCTCTGAAATCAAATATCTTGAGTTTGTGGCGTCAATTCTTCAGTCTGGAGGAACAAATGTTAGAAGTGGATTGCTCAATTCTAACCCCAGAACCTGTACTTAAGGCCTCTGGCCATGTGGATCGTTTTGCCGATTTAATGGTAAAAGATTGCAAGACTGGTGAATGCTTCCGTTTGGACCATTTGATAAAGAATGCCTTGGAAAAATTGTCCCGCGAGAAAACAGCCACAGCCCAGTTAAAAGCCGAATGTGAGGATATTGTTATTAAGCTGGATGGTATGAACAAACAAGAGATGGCTGATGTCTTGACAAAATACAACATCAAATCCCCTTTAACCGGCAATGATTTGACAGAACCTATTGAATTCAATCTCATGTTCGCCACTCAAATTGGACCCACTGGTTTGGTCAAGGGTTTCTTGCGTCCCGAGACGGCCCAAGGTATATTTGTTAACTTCAAACGTTTACTGGAATTTAATCAAGGCAAATTGCCCTTTGCTGTGGCCCAAATTGGTAACTCTTTCCGTAatgaaatttcaccacgatctggCTTAATTCGTGTACGTGAATTTACCATGGCcgaaatagaacatttttgtgatccCAGCCAAAAGGATCATccgaaatttgaaaatgttgctGCCACACAAATGACTTTGTACTCTGCCTGCAATCAAATGGATGGAAAATCGGCTCAAAAGATCACAATCGGAGATGCAGTGAAATCAGGATTGGTAGCCAATGAAACCTTGGGCTATTATATGGCTCGCATTCATCAGTTTTTGCTAACTATTGGTATTAAGTCGGAATGTTTGAGATTCCGTCAACACATGAGCAATGAAATGGCCCATTATGCATGTGATTGCTGGGATGCTGAATGCTTGACCAGCTACGGTTGGGTTGAGTGTGTTGGATGTGCTGATCGTTCAGCTTATGATTTGGGACAGCATATGGCGGCAACTGGTGTTCGATTGGTAGCTGAAAAACGTTTGCCAGCTCCAAAAACAATCGAAGTTTCAGAAATTGTACCCAATAAACAAGCTTTGGGTAAAACATTCAAAAAAGACGCTAAAACCATAACAGATGCTCTGGCTAAACTGTCATTGGATGATGTCAAAGGGGTCGAACAACAATTGAATGACACCAAGGAGTATACTTTAAACACTGCAGAGGGTGCATCGTTTAAACTTACTGCCGATACAATTGCCGTAAAGCATTCTTCGAAAACAGTGCATGTTGAGGAGATTATACCAAGTGTTGTGGAACCCTCATTTGGAATTGGTCGTATTATGTACGCTTTGCtggaacaaaatttcctttgtcgTGATGGGGACGAACAACGATGCTATTTTACCCTGCCCTCGGTAGTTGCCCCATTGAAATGCTCCATCTTGCCTTTGTCCAATAATCAAGAATTCCAACCCTATACACGTCAGCTATCTTCGGCTCTAACAAAGGCTGAACTATCACACAAAGTCGATGATTCAAGTGGTTCAATTGGCCGTCGTTATGCTCGTACAGATGAAATTGCTATACCATTTGGTATTACTGTTGATTTTGATACCCTGAAGGAACCCCACACCGTCACCCTGAGAGACCGTAATAGTATGAAACAAGTTCGTATGGATATTAGTGAAGTAGTTGAAGTGGTTAAAGACTTGTCAACTGGCAAATTGGAATGGGCTCAAGTTTTGGCAAAGTATCCCTTATTCGAACAACAAGAAGCCACAACTAAATAA